GATGAAGGAGATTGAGATTGATCGGTGTCTCTACCTACAGTAGGGCTTGTCATAGTTCAAAATTCCCTGATATGGGTCGTTAAGATTAACAAAATGGAGAAGAATTGAATAGTTAATATGCTATAGCGAGTGTATTTTAATCCTGAATTCAAGTGCAAGCCTCAAATCAACAAGATAATAGCAGATAATCGTTCCGGTGGTTGATGAAAAAAAGGTTAATAATCTTGATCATTATGAATATACAATTCATTTAGACTTGCTATATTAAACTTGATTTATTTTTGTTGTTGAGTTAATCGCTGTTTTAAGGGTTCTGGATCACCTTGACCAACCACTTCACCATTTTCTAATAGAAACGCGCCATCACTATAATTTAATTCCTCTAAACGATGAGTGACCCATAATGCTGTTATTCCTCTGGTTTTGACTAACCGTTGAACTTCAATCACTAAATCATTTTGACTATCAGGATCTAGTAAAGCCGTGGGTTCATCTAAGAGTAAAACTTCACAATGTCTCGCTAATGCACCTGCGATCGCAATGCGTTGTTTTTGTCCTCCACTTAAGGCATAAATGGGGCGACGTTGTAACTCTAATAATTTAACCGCAGCTAAAGCATCTTCTACCCGTTGTTTCACTTCTATCCAAGGTAATTGATCCTCAACTAATCCAAAGGCAACATCCGCCCCCACCGTTGGCATCACTAACTGATGATCAGGATTTTGAAACACAAACCCCACCCGTCCTTGGGTTTGAATTTCCCCCGACTGAGACTTTAATAATCCGGCTAATAATCGTAATAAGGTTGACTTTCCGCTTCCATTTGTCCCCAAAAGCATCCAAAATTCTCCTGGGGGGACATCTAGGGAACAGGATTTTAACACCTGTGCCCCGCTTGGCCAACTAAAGCATAGGTCTTGTACCCGTATCGCTGGACTGGAAGATTCCATGCTTGTTGTGATTTCCTTTACTCTGCGGTTAAACCAACAAACCCAGGCGTTCTTCCGGCGGCATTTCCCCCCAATTTGTCCGAAATTTGCACCGCAGAAATTTCACTGCTGAGAATTGCTAGTTTTTTCTCGGTCATCTTATCACAGGTAAATTCTAAGATTTGAGGCGTTCCTCCCCGTAAGACCTCTAAAATGTGACTGTAAACGGCTTCTGCATCTTCGGCAGATTTTTTTTGAATGGACAACGGGATGGCTGTGTATTTAACAATAATGTCTACGGTGAACATAGGATCTCAAAAACAGTTAAGAATTTCAATTTCTTACTATATCGTTTTCAGTTAACCCTGAACGGCATATTGTTTTAACTCCTTGAGAGAAACGACTTCTAAGGCTCTCGCGTGAGTGGCTTCTAACACAACAGGAGGTGCAACACCTGCATCCATCGCTTCTTGCCAACGAGAGGCACACAAACACCAACGATCACCGGGTTTCAACCCTGGAAAGCCAAAGGCGGGAACTGGGGTACTGAGGTCGTTTCCTTGGGCTTTGGTAAATTCCAGAAACTCTGCGGTAACTTGGGCACAAATCACATGAACGCCGAAATCTTGTCCTCCAGTATAACAAAACCCATCCCGATAAAATCCGGTTATCGGATCAGAGCAACACAATTCTAATTCGCCACCTAAAACATTTCTGGCTTCTCGCATGATTCGTTCCTGATTATTTTTTAGGGGTATTTTTTCGATTTAATAATACCATCAATACTTGAGTTGTTTAAAAACTGTCCGAAGTCTTGATTTAATATGAAATTTAAGTTAAGATAAGTATGTCAAAATTTGAGGACAAACAAGCTATGTCAACTTTATATGAAAAGCTTGGTGGTGCTGAAACTGTTAAACTGGCTGTTGATAATTTTTATGATCGTGTGTTGCAGGATAATCGGATCAAGCACTTCTTTAATGGCATGGATATGGTCAAACAAAAAAGCCATCAACGAGCATTTTTAACTTATGCCTTTGGGGGAACACCTCAGTATGATGGACGGGCAATGCGTGAAGCGCACAAACATTTGGTAGAAGAGCAAGGTTTAAAAGGCGAACATTTTGATGCCATTGCTGAAAATTTAGAGCTAACACTTCAGGATTTTGAAATTGCGGAAGAGTTGATTGCTGAAGTAATGTCAGTAGCCAGTGATCCTCAGCATCGTAGCGATGTACTTAACCAATAAAACATGATTTTGATTCCTCAATTTTTAGCATTTTGCCCAAACAAAAGCAAGTTTATTGTTATTTGAGTTACCCCTTATAATATCTTAATTTCGTTACTATTGATGAACAGCGATCGCCATTTTTTTAACAATAGCGATCGCTGTTTTCTGTACAGCGACGTTAATAGAATACCCTAGGCTTCTATGGATTCTACTTCTACCGCATCAGCTTGTAGTGCAGCTTCTGTTTTCGGGCGGTCTAATTTGAGAACCAGAACCCCTAAAGGAGGTAAACATAAATCCAACGAATGGGAATAATTATGGAACCACCATTCATCAGTCCATTTTCCACCTAAATTCCCCATATTACTGCCACCAAATTCACCCGAATCACTATTAAATAATTCGGTATAAAATCCAGGTTCAGGCACACCAATGCGATAATGACTATGGGGTTGAGGGGTAAAATTACAGACCACAACGACAAATTCTTCAGGATCTTTTGCCCGACGAATAAACGACACTACGCTATGACGGTTATCAGTACAATCAATCCATTGGAACCCCGCTTCTGCAAAATCCTGTTCATATAATGCAGGTTCACTGCGATACAATTCATTCAACGCTTGGAATAACCGTTTAATGCCTTGGTGGGCTGGATATTGCATTAATTCCCATTCCAAGGTTCCCCAAGCATTCCACTCCTGACGCTGACCAAACTCCATTCCCATGAACAAAGTTTTCTTACCGGGGTGAGTAAACATATAGGTAAACAAACATCGGACGTTAGCAAATTTTTGCCAATCATCTCCCGGCATTTTGTTAGTAATATTGCTCTTACAATGCACCACTTCATCATGGGATAACGCCAACATGAAGTTTTCGCTGTGGTGATACCAAATACTAAAGGTAACGTTATTTTGATGGAACTGACGGAACCAAGGATCCATGCTGAAATAATCCAACATATCGTGCATCCATCCCATGTTCCATTTCAAGTTAAACCCTAACCCCCCTACATAAGTCGGCCAAGACACCATCGGCCATGAGGTAGATTCTTCCGCAATGGATAAAGTTCCTGGATAATAACTAAATAAAACATGGTTGGTTTGGCGCAAAAAGTCCGCCGCTTCAATATGTTCACAACCGCCATATTGGTTCGCCACCCATTGACCATCGGGACGTAAATAGTTCAGATACAACATGGAAGCGACTGCATCTACCCGAATTCCATCGATATGATATTTGTCATACCAAAATAGGGCGTTAGCCACCAGGAAATTCCGAACTTCGTTACGACCATAGTTAAAGACTAAAGTTCCCCATTCCTTATGTTCGCCTTTGCGGGGGTCAGCGTGTTCATAAAGGTGAGTCCCGTCAAAGAAGGGTAAACCATGTCCGTCTTTGGGGAAATGCCCCGGAACCCAGTCAACAATTACCCCAATACCATTCAAATGGCATTGATCGACAAAATACATGAAATCTTCGGGACTGCCAAACCGAGACGTGGGGGCATAATATCCCGTGACTTGATATCCCCAAGACCCATCAAAGGGATGTTCGGCAATGGGTAATAATTCAATATGGGTAAACCCTAAATCCTTAACATAGGGAATTAACTGTTCCGCCAGTTCCCGATAGGTTAAAAAACGACCGCCTGGATCAAGCTCAGTGGCTTGTACAGCCGCTTCAACGGTTCCATCAGGGAGGACATGGGGTTGATCGAAGGGCGCGCGGTTCCAAGACCCTAAATGACATTCATAAACAGAAACCGGGGATTTTAAAGGATCGGTGTGGCGTCGTTGTTCGAGCCAATCTTGATCCTGCCATTCGTAACTATCTAAATTAGCAACAATTGAGGCGGTTTTGGGACGTACTTCTTGATAAAACCCGTAGGGATCGGTTTTTTCATAGATGTGTCCTTCCCAGTTTTTAATTTCATATTTGTAGTGTTCTCCGACTCCCAACCCAGGGATAAACAGTTCCCAAACCCCATTGCTTAACTTCCGCATTTGGTGTTTGCGTCCATCCCAATAGTTAAAATCTCCAATAATGGAAACGTTGCGCGCATTGGGAGCCCAAACCGCAAAATAAACCCCCGATACATTATTGACGCTCATTAAATGAGCACCTAATTTTTCATAAATGCGGTGATGGTTGCCTTCGGTAAACAGGTGAATATCAAAGTCGGTAAATTGAGGAGAACGAAACGCATAAGGATCATAAGCGACCCGTTCATGTTCACCTTCTTTAATTCGCAGTTGATAGTTAGCGAGTTCGGGAGTATCAATGACACATTCAAAGAAATGGGGGTTATGTACCGACTCCATCGGGTATTCCTGTCGTTGTTCAGGCAAGAGAACCCATGCCGCCTCTGCATTGGGTAAATAAGCTCGGACTGCCCACACCGTTTTACCATCTTGTTCAATTTGGTGAGCCCCTAGCACTTCAAAGGGGTCTTGGTGGTGGTTCCAGACAATTTTGTTAACTTGATCAATCGCAATGGTCGTCATGAGTCTCTACTGCTCTACTACAAACGGGTTACTAATCGACGCTACGGTTGCTATTACTTTACATTTTTTAACAGTTTCAGAAAACCGCAAACCTGCTGCATTTTTGGGGAATTCCCATCGAATAGCAGGTTGGGAGTTGGGATTATGGTACTCGATTTTTAGATCTTTACCACAATTAAGTGTGAACTAACCACACTGACCTGGCAGTACAGTATGGGCTTGGTGACTTCTCAACCCGATTGGGACAATCCCATTCTCTGATATCCAGAGGCAACTCATCTTTAATAATCCCTAGATTTCTGGGTTCACCAATCGACCCAAAAACACAATATTCCCAGTGTTGTTTTCAGAGATTAAAAAAATAAAGGGATGATTAGCGTTAAACGAGGGAGGCAAACACCTGGCTTCTATCTGAACTGCTGTTGCTGCGGTGGCTTCACTCCCCTCTTCATTTACCTCAATACAAGCTTGATGAAACACATTTTTAATATACAACCAGTGTTCTCGACCATCCATCCCCGAAAAATTAGCTTTATTCTCATCAAACGCATCTGTAACCCCCATCTGAGCTAAGGTGTTACTAAGTTCTGATTTAAAATTTATCTCAAAGCGGGGTAAAGAAACTTCAACCTGTTGTGTATACATTGGCTGTATCCACTGATAAAGATTGTTAAGACTCAAGTTTTTTTCCAGTTCCATCAATCCATTTCTTTCTCTAGGTAACAGAATCATCATTGAGAAATTATTACCCCTGTAAGGTAACTCAAGAACCTGAACTTCTTCAGTTTGAGCATAGTTGAATTGTCCTGTTATATTCATCATCGGAACTGGAATCTCACGGTCTGATGTTAGCCAAAAGGGTTTGGTTTCTGTTCCATCTCTGTCAAATGGATTCGCCCAACTTCCTTTAAAATAAACAGCATTAACCAGTACCAATCGTGTTAGCTCAGTTAGAGCATTTGGCGGAATTAATTCATTAATTTTATGTTGAGTTTGTTCGGCAACCCATTGATTAATTGTGTTTCGTGCAGCCTGGAAATCATTATAATAATCAACAGGGGTAATTTTGACTTGATAATATTTTTCTAATAAAGCTAAAAAGCTTTCTAGGAAAGGATATTTAATTTGGGGAAATAGAGAATTAGCACTCAGGAACAAAACATCATTGCTTTGTTGTCCTGCCTTTAATGGTCTTTCTAAGCCAGAAAATGCGGCATGAAAATCTTCTCCTTGAGAAAAGCCGAAGACTTGAGCAATTTGTTGTTCTGTCTGTCCTCGCGCACCCGCATAGGTCATCGCAAATGCAGTACAAATGCTGTAGGGAGAAAAGAAAAGGTTTCCTTCAGTCCCTTGCAGAGTTTGATAAAAATTGAGCGCAAAATCATGGTTTCTGTGTGCCATTGGTTTATCTCTAGGATAAAGTTGTTTTACAATGGTTTGAGCATCATAATTTCTGTGTTAAAATACTGAATTTTTGAGGAAATCAGGCAAAACTAGAGTGGGAATGCTTAAAAACAATAAACATTCCAATAATTTTAACCCCTAAATTTTGTCCAAGTTTTCTGACTCTAATTCGGGCTGACAATAGGAATTGCTATGAGGTTGTAATATAACAATTTAAGGATTTATAACAGTCACGTCTGGCACTTAGAACAAACACTAATGCTCAAACCTATTTCTTTCTATTCCCTATTCTCTGTTTCCTGTTCCCTGCTTTGCACTGAGCAGTTCGACACGCTCACTGTAATACCTGTCGAAGTGTTCCCTGTTCCCTATGCTATAATATACAAGATTTCAACAAAAATCAAGAATATTTAGGGAATTATGTAAATATTGAAAACTTGAGTAACTGACTTATTTAACCATAGGAATCGAACATTGAGTCCGATTAAAATTAGACTCTTCTCCCTCTGAAGGAATTGCTAAAACTTCTAAACGTCCATTCATTAAACTTAATAAGGTTTGATTCATTAACAACCGCATTCCTGGGGATAATGTCATTTCATCGATAGGGGTTTGATCCTTTTCTAATGTTGATTTTAATAAATCCCAAGACTCACTCCAAGCACTAATGGGACGTTGATCTTCAACCCAAATATGAATAAATCCTGTTTCTGGAGACGGATGGACAGAAACCTTTACACTTCCCTCACTCATTTGAGCAATGGCAGTATCTACTAAACTTACTAAAACTTGTCGCAGTCGGGGTAAATCGGCTAAAACATAAATATCTTCATTCGGGGGTTCGATTTTTAATCGAATACTGCGATTTGCCGCCTGCATACAGGTTAAATCTTCCACTTCATCCAGGACTTTAGCTAACTGAATCGCATGAATATCCATTGTTTCTGTGCCATATTCTGTTTTAGCCACAAAAATCACTTGATCTAATAATGCCACTATTTTCAAAGCAGAAGCATGAGCGTGTTGAATAAATTCTTGCTCCTCTTCTGGACTTTCACACAGATCCCCTAAAATCAGTTGTAATGAGCCAATCATACTATTGAGAGGCGAGCGCAACTCATGGGATGTCCGAGCCAAAAATCCCGCTTTAAATAAACTCATCTCCGCCGCCATTTGATAAGCGAGTTGAGTTTGTTTTAATTGATAAGAGAGGGCTTGCACCTGTTGTTCATCATTGCTCGTTTTGGCGGAGTCATCGGTGGTGAGGGACTCAGATGATTGTTTCCCTTTCCCCCCCAATAGCCGAGCTAGGACGACCCCTAACCCCAACCCCAACCCTAAATATACAAATTCGCTCCAACCCATCTGCCTAGTCTCACTCACTCTATAAAGTTAGCCATATCAGGATCATGATATAGCAGGGAATAGGGAACAGGGAACAGTTGTCAGTTATCAGTTATCAGTTATCAGTTATCAGTTATTATGGAACAGATCATTTAATTTAACAAAAAATTGATTTTTAATCTCCATTTTTACTCTATAAATTAATAGCTCCTTGTCGTAAGATTTTCCAACTATTCCCTTGCCATTTCGCTACTGTTGAAGGGATAGTGGAAGCGGTGAGGGTTGTATCAAATTCTGAGGAAAACAATGTGACAACATCAGGAAATTGAGTATTAATTTCTGCCAGTGTTAATAATGGGGGTTGTCCTGATAAATTGGCACTGGTGGTTGCCATTGGGCCCGTGCGGGATAAAATATGTTGAGCGATCGCACAATTGGGAACCCGGATACCAATCGTAGAGGGATCGATAGGGTTCATCGCTGGGTAAACTTTTTCAGAAGCAGGTAACACTAAAGTTAACGCCCCAGGCCAATAGTATTGAGCAATTTGTTGCCAAATTAATAATTCTTCTACTGTTCCCTTCACATAGGGCCATAATGCTTCCGGTGTAGCTCCCATTAAAATTAACGGTTTATCTTGACTGCGTTTTTTAGTCTTAAAAATCAACTCAGCTTGATCAGGACGTGTCGCTAAAGCAGGTACAGTATCTGTCGGGAAACTAACCACCCTATTACCCGAAATCGCCACATCAATTAACGCATCAATAGAAACTTGAACCATAAATTCAGTTATCAGTTATCAGTTATCAGTTATCAGTTATGAGGCTTAGGACAATTATTTCAAATAAGCTATAACAAAACGGTCGAATCCTGCCAAGTCGGGAATAATTTTAATCCCAGAATAGCTTCCCTGGGCCTGTAAGAGTCCTGCAACGGCTTCTCCTTGTCCGGCCATCATTTCCACAATCCAAAGGCCCCCTGAGCGCAAATAACGGGGGGCTGTTTCCACTAAATCGCGAATACAATCTAATCCATCAGCACCGCCATCTAAGGCTAAGGTGGGTTCATGGTGGGCAACTTCCGGTTGTAGGGTCGCAATGAGGTTAGAGGGGATATAAGGGGGGTTAGAGACCATTCCCGTCAGTTGTCCTTGTAAAAACTCTAGGGGTTGCCACCATGATCCGTGATGGAATTGGATACGGTCAGCAAACCCTGTGGTTTCAGCGTTATATTGAGCGATCGCTAAAGCCTCTAAACTGGTATCCACCGCATGAATTTCAGCTTGGGGGAAACTCTCAGCTAAACCCAAAGCGATCGCACCGCTTCCCGTTCCCAAATCCGCCCAAATCCCATCCTGATCCAGATTTTCAGCCGCAGATTGAGCTAAATCAATGATTAACTCTGTTTCAGGACGGGGAATTAGAACAGCAGGAGACACCTTTAAGGTAAACTGACGCCAATGAGCGACTCCCACGAGATATTGAACGGGGATGCTTTCGGTGAGGCGTCGTTGCCAAAGTTGAGTCAATTCTGACCAAGGAACCTGGAGAGGAACAGAGGGTTGCTGTTTGAAGGTTTGTAAACGCAGAGTCAACCGATCCAAACCCGTTAACTCTTGGAGAAACCAATGAACTTCATGAGCAGAAATTCCAAGGACGAGACATTCTGCCTTTGCGTCCTCTAACCATTGCCCCAGTTGCCACCCTGATATGGTTTCCTCCATGATCCCCGGTTCCTAATGATCAAGTTAATTAACGACGGGGCTGACTTTGGGGTTGATTTTGTTTCAAATACTCTAAGGTTTCACGAGGCGGAATGAGTACAATTCGGTTTAAAAATTGATCATTATCCCGTTTTAACGCATCTAACAACCCTTCTAAATTGACCACATCAATTTTAATACTGGAGATTAAATCAGGTTGTTGCGTTTTAAATTGAGTCAACATATTTTGTAGATCCTCTTTATTAAAGAAGATTGGAATCACCTGTTCATTCCCATTTTGAATCGTGAGGTAGCCTTGATCTGGCCCCCCCTTAGCAATAAACAAAGGAACACCGTTAAACTCGTTAACTGATTGTCCATTTTCTTGTAGAACAGACTTGGCTAAATCCACCTGTTTTTGAACCGGGACATAAGCAAACTGAATGTCGTCTTGATTTCCCTGAGCTTGCTGACTCATGCGATAAACTTCACCGAGGGAAACCGTTGTGACTTGGACAGTGGAAGCCAACTGAGGATTACGAGTTTTTAAGTTATCCACAAACGCAACAGCATCATTGCGACTAATAAACACACCCGCAACGGACGCTTTTTTATTATCGGCTTGGGGTACAGTAGCCACTAAAGGAGCTCCCTGTGTATCGGTAATGGTAAACACCGGAATGGAGCGGAGTTTCTCCAGAATTTGGTTTTCAGGCAGTGCATAAGCGGGTTGAGTTCCCACGGGAAGAGAAGCAAACCAACGCAATGCCGGGTCAGGACTCAGCAAGAATGTACTGCCCACAATTCCCAATACCGCGCCCAAACGAACAATTGATCTCATTATGTCTCCGAGTCTGAATTCAATAATTTTT
The sequence above is a segment of the Planktothrix tepida PCC 9214 genome. Coding sequences within it:
- a CDS encoding energy-coupling factor ABC transporter ATP-binding protein, with product MESSSPAIRVQDLCFSWPSGAQVLKSCSLDVPPGEFWMLLGTNGSGKSTLLRLLAGLLKSQSGEIQTQGRVGFVFQNPDHQLVMPTVGADVAFGLVEDQLPWIEVKQRVEDALAAVKLLELQRRPIYALSGGQKQRIAIAGALARHCEVLLLDEPTALLDPDSQNDLVIEVQRLVKTRGITALWVTHRLEELNYSDGAFLLENGEVVGQGDPEPLKQRLTQQQK
- a CDS encoding DUF2237 family protein — translated: MREARNVLGGELELCCSDPITGFYRDGFCYTGGQDFGVHVICAQVTAEFLEFTKAQGNDLSTPVPAFGFPGLKPGDRWCLCASRWQEAMDAGVAPPVVLEATHARALEVVSLKELKQYAVQG
- a CDS encoding group I truncated hemoglobin — protein: MSTLYEKLGGAETVKLAVDNFYDRVLQDNRIKHFFNGMDMVKQKSHQRAFLTYAFGGTPQYDGRAMREAHKHLVEEQGLKGEHFDAIAENLELTLQDFEIAEELIAEVMSVASDPQHRSDVLNQ
- the glgB gene encoding 1,4-alpha-glucan branching enzyme, with protein sequence MTTIAIDQVNKIVWNHHQDPFEVLGAHQIEQDGKTVWAVRAYLPNAEAAWVLLPEQRQEYPMESVHNPHFFECVIDTPELANYQLRIKEGEHERVAYDPYAFRSPQFTDFDIHLFTEGNHHRIYEKLGAHLMSVNNVSGVYFAVWAPNARNVSIIGDFNYWDGRKHQMRKLSNGVWELFIPGLGVGEHYKYEIKNWEGHIYEKTDPYGFYQEVRPKTASIVANLDSYEWQDQDWLEQRRHTDPLKSPVSVYECHLGSWNRAPFDQPHVLPDGTVEAAVQATELDPGGRFLTYRELAEQLIPYVKDLGFTHIELLPIAEHPFDGSWGYQVTGYYAPTSRFGSPEDFMYFVDQCHLNGIGVIVDWVPGHFPKDGHGLPFFDGTHLYEHADPRKGEHKEWGTLVFNYGRNEVRNFLVANALFWYDKYHIDGIRVDAVASMLYLNYLRPDGQWVANQYGGCEHIEAADFLRQTNHVLFSYYPGTLSIAEESTSWPMVSWPTYVGGLGFNLKWNMGWMHDMLDYFSMDPWFRQFHQNNVTFSIWYHHSENFMLALSHDEVVHCKSNITNKMPGDDWQKFANVRCLFTYMFTHPGKKTLFMGMEFGQRQEWNAWGTLEWELMQYPAHQGIKRLFQALNELYRSEPALYEQDFAEAGFQWIDCTDNRHSVVSFIRRAKDPEEFVVVVCNFTPQPHSHYRIGVPEPGFYTELFNSDSGEFGGSNMGNLGGKWTDEWWFHNYSHSLDLCLPPLGVLVLKLDRPKTEAALQADAVEVESIEA
- a CDS encoding serpin family protein, with the translated sequence MAHRNHDFALNFYQTLQGTEGNLFFSPYSICTAFAMTYAGARGQTEQQIAQVFGFSQGEDFHAAFSGLERPLKAGQQSNDVLFLSANSLFPQIKYPFLESFLALLEKYYQVKITPVDYYNDFQAARNTINQWVAEQTQHKINELIPPNALTELTRLVLVNAVYFKGSWANPFDRDGTETKPFWLTSDREIPVPMMNITGQFNYAQTEEVQVLELPYRGNNFSMMILLPRERNGLMELEKNLSLNNLYQWIQPMYTQQVEVSLPRFEINFKSELSNTLAQMGVTDAFDENKANFSGMDGREHWLYIKNVFHQACIEVNEEGSEATAATAVQIEARCLPPSFNANHPFIFLISENNTGNIVFLGRLVNPEI
- a CDS encoding sensor histidine kinase, with the protein product MGWSEFVYLGLGLGLGVVLARLLGGKGKQSSESLTTDDSAKTSNDEQQVQALSYQLKQTQLAYQMAAEMSLFKAGFLARTSHELRSPLNSMIGSLQLILGDLCESPEEEQEFIQHAHASALKIVALLDQVIFVAKTEYGTETMDIHAIQLAKVLDEVEDLTCMQAANRSIRLKIEPPNEDIYVLADLPRLRQVLVSLVDTAIAQMSEGSVKVSVHPSPETGFIHIWVEDQRPISAWSESWDLLKSTLEKDQTPIDEMTLSPGMRLLMNQTLLSLMNGRLEVLAIPSEGEESNFNRTQCSIPMVK
- a CDS encoding L-threonylcarbamoyladenylate synthase, whose amino-acid sequence is MVQVSIDALIDVAISGNRVVSFPTDTVPALATRPDQAELIFKTKKRSQDKPLILMGATPEALWPYVKGTVEELLIWQQIAQYYWPGALTLVLPASEKVYPAMNPIDPSTIGIRVPNCAIAQHILSRTGPMATTSANLSGQPPLLTLAEINTQFPDVVTLFSSEFDTTLTASTIPSTVAKWQGNSWKILRQGAINL
- the prmC gene encoding peptide chain release factor N(5)-glutamine methyltransferase; this translates as MEETISGWQLGQWLEDAKAECLVLGISAHEVHWFLQELTGLDRLTLRLQTFKQQPSVPLQVPWSELTQLWQRRLTESIPVQYLVGVAHWRQFTLKVSPAVLIPRPETELIIDLAQSAAENLDQDGIWADLGTGSGAIALGLAESFPQAEIHAVDTSLEALAIAQYNAETTGFADRIQFHHGSWWQPLEFLQGQLTGMVSNPPYIPSNLIATLQPEVAHHEPTLALDGGADGLDCIRDLVETAPRYLRSGGLWIVEMMAGQGEAVAGLLQAQGSYSGIKIIPDLAGFDRFVIAYLK
- a CDS encoding Tic22 family protein; translated protein: MRSIVRLGAVLGIVGSTFLLSPDPALRWFASLPVGTQPAYALPENQILEKLRSIPVFTITDTQGAPLVATVPQADNKKASVAGVFISRNDAVAFVDNLKTRNPQLASTVQVTTVSLGEVYRMSQQAQGNQDDIQFAYVPVQKQVDLAKSVLQENGQSVNEFNGVPLFIAKGGPDQGYLTIQNGNEQVIPIFFNKEDLQNMLTQFKTQQPDLISSIKIDVVNLEGLLDALKRDNDQFLNRIVLIPPRETLEYLKQNQPQSQPRR